GCCGATTATTACGACGTAAATCCGAACTTTGGCACCCTCGACGATTTTCGCGCCTTCCTGGACGCGGCCCACGATCGCGGTTTGCGCGTTATCACGGAACTCGTCATCAATCACACCTCCGACCAAAATCCGTGGTTCCAAAAGTCGAGGCGCGCCGGGCGGGGCTCGCGCGAGCGTGAGATGTATGTCTGGAGCGATACGCCGGAGAAGTACAAGGAAGCGCGGATCATCTTTAAGGACTTCGAGACTTCAAACTGGGCCTGGGATCCGGTCGCTAAAGCGTATTACTGGCACCGCTTTTATTCACATCAGCCTGACCTGAATTTCGACAATCCCGAAGTCCACGAGGCCGTGGAGAAGGTCCTCGATTTTTGGCTCAACCTGGGTGTCGACGGATTGCGTCTCGACGCTGTCCCGTACCTTTACGAGCGCGAAGGAACCAGCTGCGAAAATTTGCGGGAAACGCACGAATACCTGGTCAAACTGCGGGCCCACGTCGACGCAAAGTTCAGCGGCCGAATGCTGCTGGCCGAAGCGAATCAATGGCCCGAGGACGCCGTCGCCTACTTTGGGAGAGGCGACGAGTCGCACATGAATTTCCATTTCCCCCTTATGCCGCGGATGTTCATGGCGCTCCAAATGGAGGACCGGTTTCCGATCATCGACATCCTCGATCAGACGCCGGCGATACCGGACACCTGCCAGTGGGCGATGTTCCTGCGCAATCACGACGAGCTCACGCTTGAAATGGTGACCGACGAGGAGCGCGATTACATGTGGCGCGTTTATGCGAACGATCCCACGGCGCGGATCAATCTCGGCATTCGCCGGCGGCTCGCGCCCCTCCTGGCCAACAGCCGCCGCAAGATCGAGCTCCTCAACATCCTTCTCTTCTCGATGCCGGGCACGCCGGTCTTGTACTACGGCGACGAGATTGGGATGGGCGACAATTTTTACCTCGGCGATCGCAACGGTTGCCGCACGCCGATGCAATGGAGTCCGGACCGCAACGCGGGGTTCTCAAAGGCAAACCCCCAGCAGCTCTATTTGCCGATCACGATCGATCCGGAATACCACTACGAAGCGATCAACGTCGAAAACCAGCAGAAGAACCTCTCGTCCCTGCTCTGGTGGACCCGGCGAGTCATCGCCATGCGCAAGAACTTTCGAGCGTTTTCCCGCGGGTCGCTCGAATTCCTTCATCCGGAGAATAACAAGGTGCTCGCCTTTCTTCGGCGTCACGAAGAGGAGACGATCCTGGTGGTCGTCAATCTCTCGCGCTTCGCTCAGGCGGTGGAGCTCGACCTCTCTCGCTTCAGCGGTTGCGCGCTAATGGAGGTTTTTAGCCAGAACTATTTCCCACGCATCGGGAAATCGCCGTACGTCATCACGCTGGGTCCTCATTCGCATTACTGGTTTGTTCTCCGCTCGGAACCGGCTGCGTCGGTCGCTTCCAAGGAACGCAGGATCCCCGCCCTGGATCCCGCCCCGACGGTGGACGCGCTTCTGGATAATGGACAGCGTTCGCGAATCGAGCGTGAGGTCTTGCCGATTTACATTCGTAATTGCCGCTGGTTTGGCGCGAAGGCGCGAACGTTGCGCGAGATGCGGATCGTAGAGCAAATCCCCATCTCAGATAAGCAGGAGGCCGCGCAAATCTGG
This Chthoniobacterales bacterium DNA region includes the following protein-coding sequences:
- the treS gene encoding maltose alpha-D-glucosyltransferase, whose product is MANPTQVDDVLWYKDAVIYELHVKTFHDSDGDGIGDFRGLIEKLDYLQELGVTALWLLPFYPSPMRDDGYDIADYYDVNPNFGTLDDFRAFLDAAHDRGLRVITELVINHTSDQNPWFQKSRRAGRGSREREMYVWSDTPEKYKEARIIFKDFETSNWAWDPVAKAYYWHRFYSHQPDLNFDNPEVHEAVEKVLDFWLNLGVDGLRLDAVPYLYEREGTSCENLRETHEYLVKLRAHVDAKFSGRMLLAEANQWPEDAVAYFGRGDESHMNFHFPLMPRMFMALQMEDRFPIIDILDQTPAIPDTCQWAMFLRNHDELTLEMVTDEERDYMWRVYANDPTARINLGIRRRLAPLLANSRRKIELLNILLFSMPGTPVLYYGDEIGMGDNFYLGDRNGCRTPMQWSPDRNAGFSKANPQQLYLPITIDPEYHYEAINVENQQKNLSSLLWWTRRVIAMRKNFRAFSRGSLEFLHPENNKVLAFLRRHEEETILVVVNLSRFAQAVELDLSRFSGCALMEVFSQNYFPRIGKSPYVITLGPHSHYWFVLRSEPAASVASKERRIPALDPAPTVDALLDNGQRSRIEREVLPIYIRNCRWFGAKARTLREMRIVEQIPISDKQEAAQIWFVEVSYLDGPTETYALPVQIARDDAARAIERSAQHAVIARLHGESDAILYDAIYDESFRRGLFTLMTASRSVPGAKGSVAGLTSTALPEDARSAVPASQPLSAEQSNSSMLFENRFFLKLYRKLEDGVNPDVEVTRFLTERAKFPNVPAFLGAIEYRRNKTAPTVVCLLQSAVANEGDAWTLTLDAVGRYYERVLTRKADLQSQTTPPGPLLEELIGGIYPEKAKLLGRRTGELHQALASSADEPGFAPENFNAMAQRSVYQNMRASLRRAFALLEKKMPTLPDAFRNEAAEVLSAEKKILAQEQRILDRRANATKIRIHGDYHLGQVLSTGKDFVILDFEGEPARALGERKLKRSALRDVAGMMRSFQYAAYSALWQPAMRVEDVPFLERWADLWYRQMSSTFLQSYLNATDGAPFIPSDQGDFEILLEAYLLDKAVYEIGYELNNRPDWVVIPVRGIKHILGAI